The following are encoded together in the Acidobacteriota bacterium genome:
- a CDS encoding S41 family peptidase, with translation MRYRSVVAAVLAIVVSAVIGGVYGKGAQATTNTVPEHYRTFTAALSAIQSQYSQPVESDRMVYGAINGMLQTLDPHSSFMDPRSYAQMRERQEGRYYGLGLTIQSVDGDITAVRVFEGSPAFTNGIRRGDVIADVEGTSTKGWTTEATVNKLKGPKGTFVKIGVRRKGFERLLEMNVMRDQVSIPSLSASFMIDATTGYVGITDFAEHTDEDLGLALEALTRRGMKRLVLDLRSNPGGQLDQAIKITNRFVPRGSMVVYTRGRVANSDSDYRATDTPGYLDLPMITLVNRNSASASEIVSGALQDYDRSLVVGETTFGKALVQSVYKISGGAGLALTTARYYTPSGRLIQRPWDSSFDEYITYTYKDQGERAKTADQLKLTTSGRKVYSGGGIEPDLRFDGPVEGFSPTRFGRALQGRGLFAGYAEQYSADGDTRIGHSGPSRKIVKKGFAVEDAMVAEFKAYVAGRNVKIEEADWTKDLEFIRAMIRYHIDEAVFDIATARQRLVTVDPQARFAISKFPEAEQLQAQFRTRTARR, from the coding sequence ATGCGTTACCGCTCCGTAGTTGCTGCCGTTCTCGCCATCGTGGTTTCCGCGGTTATTGGCGGGGTCTACGGCAAGGGCGCGCAGGCCACCACCAACACGGTGCCGGAGCACTACCGCACCTTCACGGCGGCGCTCAGCGCCATTCAGAGTCAGTATTCGCAGCCGGTCGAGTCGGACCGCATGGTCTACGGCGCCATCAACGGCATGCTGCAGACGCTGGATCCCCACTCGAGCTTCATGGACCCCCGTAGCTACGCGCAAATGCGCGAGCGGCAGGAGGGGCGGTACTACGGTCTGGGCCTGACCATTCAGTCGGTGGACGGCGACATCACCGCGGTGCGCGTGTTCGAAGGCTCGCCGGCGTTCACCAACGGCATTCGCCGCGGCGACGTGATCGCCGATGTCGAAGGCACCAGCACCAAGGGCTGGACTACCGAGGCCACCGTCAACAAGCTCAAGGGCCCGAAGGGCACGTTTGTGAAGATCGGCGTGCGCCGCAAGGGCTTCGAGCGGCTGCTCGAAATGAACGTGATGCGCGACCAGGTGAGCATCCCGAGCCTGTCGGCATCGTTCATGATCGATGCGACCACCGGCTACGTCGGCATCACCGACTTTGCCGAGCACACCGACGAAGATCTCGGCCTGGCGCTCGAGGCCCTCACCAGGCGCGGCATGAAGCGCCTGGTGCTCGACCTGCGCAGCAATCCCGGTGGGCAGCTGGATCAGGCCATTAAGATCACCAACCGTTTTGTGCCCAGGGGTTCGATGGTCGTCTACACGCGCGGCCGCGTCGCCAACTCCGACTCCGACTACCGCGCGACCGACACGCCCGGCTACCTGGACCTGCCGATGATCACGCTGGTCAACCGTAACAGCGCGAGCGCGTCGGAAATCGTCTCGGGCGCGCTGCAGGACTACGACCGCTCGCTGGTGGTCGGCGAGACGACCTTCGGCAAGGCCCTGGTGCAGTCGGTCTACAAGATCAGCGGTGGCGCCGGCCTCGCCCTCACCACCGCGCGCTACTACACGCCGAGCGGCCGACTGATTCAGCGCCCGTGGGACTCGTCGTTCGACGAGTACATCACCTATACCTACAAGGACCAGGGCGAGCGCGCGAAGACGGCCGACCAGTTGAAGCTCACGACCAGCGGCCGCAAGGTCTACTCGGGCGGCGGCATCGAACCGGACCTGCGCTTCGATGGTCCGGTCGAGGGCTTCTCGCCCACGCGCTTTGGCCGCGCCCTGCAGGGCCGCGGGCTGTTCGCCGGCTACGCCGAGCAGTACAGCGCCGATGGCGACACGCGCATCGGCCACTCCGGACCCTCGCGCAAGATCGTCAAGAAGGGCTTCGCGGTTGAGGACGCGATGGTGGCCGAGTTCAAGGCCTACGTCGCCGGCCGCAACGTGAAGATCGAAGAGGCCGACTGGACGAAGGACCTCGAATTCATCCGCGCCATGATTCGCTACCACATCGACGAGGCGGTGTTCGACATCGCCACGGCGCGTCAGCGCCTGGTCACGGTTGACCCCCAGGCCAGGTTCGCTATTTCCAAGTTCCCCGAAGCTGAGCAGTTGCAGGCCCAGTTCAGGACCCGCACCGCAAGACGGTAA
- the tatC gene encoding twin-arginine translocase subunit TatC yields the protein MALVPFPSQRQDDDSRDLPAPVSSTSPFEEPEEPAEGRMTFLEHLDELRKRITHAVGALLVGFIIAFAFIERIFGFVYLHLAKDVPGGKLIFTEPAEAFFLWIKIAALTGVLISSPYIMWQVWLFIAPGLYSKEKRLAIPFVLVSSSLFVGGAAFAHYFVFPAAWQFFASFSNEFMEFMPRVAPVFSLYVKLTLSLGLVFQLPVLIFVLARLGIVTAGFLLKNFKYAVLFIFIAAAVITPDGNPVVQVMVAGPMVVLYLLGIAAAWLFGKSKKPDRADD from the coding sequence GTGGCGCTCGTTCCCTTCCCCAGCCAACGCCAAGACGACGATTCTCGAGACCTGCCCGCGCCGGTCTCGAGCACGTCGCCGTTCGAGGAGCCCGAAGAACCGGCCGAGGGCCGCATGACGTTCCTCGAGCACCTCGATGAACTGCGCAAGCGCATCACGCACGCCGTTGGCGCGCTGCTCGTCGGCTTCATCATCGCGTTCGCCTTCATCGAGCGCATTTTTGGATTTGTCTACCTGCACCTGGCCAAGGACGTGCCCGGCGGCAAGCTCATCTTCACCGAGCCGGCCGAGGCGTTTTTCCTGTGGATCAAGATCGCGGCGCTGACCGGCGTGCTGATCTCGTCGCCGTACATCATGTGGCAGGTGTGGCTGTTCATTGCTCCCGGGCTGTACTCGAAAGAGAAGCGGCTGGCCATTCCCTTCGTGCTGGTGTCGTCCAGCCTCTTCGTCGGCGGCGCGGCATTTGCGCACTATTTCGTGTTCCCGGCAGCGTGGCAGTTCTTCGCCTCGTTCTCCAACGAGTTCATGGAGTTCATGCCGCGGGTGGCGCCGGTCTTCAGCCTGTATGTGAAGCTGACGCTCAGCCTGGGCCTGGTTTTCCAGTTGCCGGTGCTGATCTTCGTCCTCGCCCGCCTTGGCATCGTCACGGCCGGCTTCCTGCTCAAGAACTTCAAGTACGCGGTGCTTTTCATCTTCATCGCGGCGGCCGTGATTACCCCCGACGGCAACCCGGTGGTCCAGGTCATGGTGGCCGGTCCCATGGTCGTGCTGTACTTGCTCGGAATTGCGGCCGCGTGGCTGTTCGGTAAATCCAAAAAACCAGATCGAGCGGACGATTAG
- a CDS encoding TatA/E family twin arginine-targeting protein translocase, with amino-acid sequence MFGSIGMPELIIILVIALIIFGPRKLPELGKSLGRSLNEFKKASTDLQNTLEQEIKIEEQKEAAAKPEQTAPPHTVTPGPSSEADAPRETVSRT; translated from the coding sequence ATGTTTGGTTCTATCGGAATGCCCGAGCTCATCATCATCCTGGTGATCGCGCTCATCATTTTTGGCCCCAGAAAGCTCCCCGAGCTGGGCAAGTCGCTCGGCCGCAGCTTGAACGAGTTCAAGAAGGCGTCAACCGATCTCCAGAACACGCTGGAGCAGGAGATCAAGATCGAAGAGCAAAAAGAGGCCGCCGCGAAGCCCGAACAGACCGCGCCGCCCCACACGGTGACGCCCGGCCCAAGTTCCGAAGCTGACGCGCCCCGCGAGACGGTGTCCAGAACCTAG